From Qipengyuania psychrotolerans:
TTGCCGAGCATCTCGAAGAAGGTGTGGTGACGCGCCGTGTAACCGACATTGTCGAGATCGTTGTGCTTACCGCCAGCCCGGACACATTTCTGCGCGCTTGTTGCGCGCGACGCAGGCGGCGCTTCAAGCCCGGTGAACGAGTTCTTGAACGGCACCATGCCCGCATTCACGAACATCAGCGTGGGATCGCTGAACGGCACCAGCGGCGCACTCGGCACCTCCTGGTGACCTGTCCCGGCGAAATAGTCGAGAAAGGAGCGGCGGATTTCGTTGGTCGACGTCATGTTCGCGCAAGTAGGCAATCGCCGCGCAGCCGACAAGCATGAATGCCTGCTCAGACTGTGCAGAGCTTCCGATCAGTCTGCGCGTTTGGCCGTGACTATCCATGACGCAGCGGGCAAAGTTATCCTGCCCTCCTTGGATTGGGCATAGAGCATTTCGCGCAATCGGCCCATCGTGCGGTCACGCTCGGCTGCGTCCATCTCTGAAATCGCGCGGGCAGCCGGACCAATTCTCAGGAAATAAGACACCGCATCTTCAAGTGCGTCCGTGCCTTCACCCGCAACCATTTCATAGTCGACAGGAGAAAAGTGTACGTCAGTCCACCCTGCCCTAGTGAGTATGTCTTCGACGTAATCCGCTTCGCCAAAGGCAAAGGGCCCCGGTGCACGGGGATCTGCAGGAGAGCTCCCTGTGCCAAGTACGGAGGTCAGCTGCTCTGCCCATTGATTGTCACGCCGCTCGCGGAAGCAGGAGAACACCAACCTCGCACCGGGCCGAGCTATGCTTCGCAAATGCTCGAATGCAGTGACCGGCTCGGGAAAGAACATTACACCGTGGCGCGATACGATTAGGTCGGGCGCTTCACCCTCACCTGCCTCCCACTGAGAAGCGTCTCCGAGCACGAACGCGACATTGTCTGCCCCTTCGCCACGGAGCCTGGCAACCGCCAGGAGGTTTTCGCTTACATCAACTCCCGTGACCCGCGCCGACGGGTTCGCAGCAGCGAGGAGCAGCGACACTTCCCCTGCCCCGCATCCGACATCCACCACCTGGTTGAAAGGGCTGCTGGTCGCAGCCTGCAACAAGCGATCGGTCAGCCCACCAAAGCTTCGGTCGGTGCGCCTCCATTCATGGGCCCAGCTTTCGCCGACACGCCCGGTCCATTCGGATTTCTGGGTCAAAGATCAGGCCTGATAATAGTCACGGTACCACTCGATGAACTTGCCAACGCCTTCTCGAATATCGGTTTGCGGCACATAGCCGGTGAGCGATTTGAGCAAATCGGCGTCTGCCCATGTCGCCGGGACATCACCCGGTTGCATCGGCATGAGGTTTCGTCTGGCCTCCACACCAAGCGCTTCTTCAACCGCAGCGATCATGTCGCCGAGCTGCACCGGTCGGGAGTTGCCGATATTGACGATACGCCAGGGGGCCACTGGAGAAAGGCTGTCACCGTCGGCGATGTCTTTGGGCTTGTCTGGCCTTATGGGAGGCGTGTCTACCAAGCGCCGGACTGCTTCAACAAGGTCTTCGACAAAAGTGAAATCGCGCATCATCTCGCCGTGATTATAGACGTCGATAGCCTCGCCAGCGAGCATTGCCTTTGTGAACCTGAACAACGCCATATCCGGTCGGCCCCAGGGGCCGTAAACGGTAAAGAAGCGGAACATTGTGACCGGAAGCCCGAACAGGTGCGCGTAGCTGTGAGCCATCGCCTCGTTCGCCTTTTTCGTCGCGGCGTAGAAGGACATCTGGTGATCCGCCTTCATCGTCTCGCGATATGGCATCTCGGTATTCGCGCCGTAGGCCGAAGATGTCGAAGCCAGCAACATATGCCCGGGCGGAAAGGCGCGCGCTGCTTCGAGCAGTTCGAAGGTCCCGACCAGATTGCTCTCTAGGTAGGAGCGCGGGTTATCGATCGAATACCGCACACCGGCCTGCGCAGCGAGGTGTATGACGATATCCGGTTGCTCGGCCTCGAACAGGTCCATCAGCAATTGCGGCGTTTCGATTGCTTTGTTTACGATCCGAAAGCCGGGGTTCTGGAGAAGCTCGCTTTGCCTGCGCTCTTTCAAGCGGACGTCGTAGTAATCGCTCAGATTATCGACGCCGATGACGCGGAAACCGTCTGCCAGCAACCGTTTGCATGTGAAGTAGCCAATAAAACCGGCCGCACCGGTCACGAGCGCGGTACGGGGCTGCTTCATCAGTCGGCCCCGAAAAGGTCTCGGGTGAAGACTTTGTCGCGCACATCAGCGAGTTCGGGATCAAGGCGGTTTGCAATGATGACGTCACAGTCCGCTTTGAACTTTTCGAGATCGCGTTCGACGCGCGAACCAAAGAAGCTGTCTTCTTCCATGACCGGCTCATAGACGATCACTTCGATGCCCTTGGCCTTCACACGCTTCATGATGCCTTGGATGGAAGACTGCCGAAAGTTGTCTGAACCCGCTTTCATCACGAGCCTGAACACGCCGACCTTTTCAGGTCCTTTCTCGATAATGCGATCCGCGAGGAAATCTTTCCGCGTGCGGTTCGCATCGACAATCGCGCGGATCAGGTTCTGGGGCACCTCGCTGTAATTCGCCAAAAGCTGCTTGGTATCTTTGGGTAGGCAATAACCGCCATAACCAAAGGAAGGGTTGTTATAGTGCGAACCAATGCGCGGATCGTGACCGATCCCCTCAATGATCTGCCGCGTATCGAGCCCGCGCGACAGCGAATAGCTGTCGAGTTCATTAAAAAACGCGACGCGCATAGCGAGGTACGTATTCGCAAAAAGTTTTATCGCCTCGGCTTCATTTGGATCAGTCAGGAGCACCGGAGTGTCATCGTCTAGAACGGGCTGCGACAACAAGTCAGCAAAGCGCTGACCGCGCTCGGACCGTTCACCCACGATGATGCGGGAGGGGTGCAAATTGTCGTGCAGCGCCTGGCCTTCACGCAAGAACTCAGGGCTGAAGAGAATTCGGTCGCTTGCGAACCGGTCGCGAGCGGACGAAACATAGCCCACCGGAATGGTCGATTTTATAACGATAATCGCGGTGTCACTCGCCTTGAGGACGCCTTCGATTACCGTATCCACTGCAGACGTATCGAAGAAGTTGTTGTCGACGTCATAATTCGTAGGGACTGCCACGACGGCAAACTCGGCCCCGGCTATCGCGTCTTCGAATTTCGTTGTGAATTCGAGATTCAAATCGTCGCGCTGCAGATATTCCTGCACCAGAACATCCTGAATCGGCGATTTGCCCCCGCGCAGCATGTCGACCCGCGGTTGGGAAATATCACACCCCACAACTTCATTATGCTGCGAAAGCATGATGGCGTTGGATAGCCCTACATAACCGAGCCCAAATACAGCGATTTTCATTGATTTACCTATGTTGCATTTAACTGTGATGGCCGAACATCATCGCAGAGCTTTGTGAGGCTGAACCGCCATTTGCAAGGGTCGGATGGTCAGCGTTCTCACCAACCGAAATAGGCACCGCCCTTCTCTCGTGCGCGCTGCCAAGCGGGGCGTGCGTGGATTGCTTCGACGAATTTGGCGAGCTTGGGTGCGCGCTCGGCATACCCCTGCATCACTGCAATCTCGGCGGGGAAGCTCATCATCACATCCGCTGCGCTCCAATCGTGGCCGACGAAGTGAAGATCATCGGAAATCTTCGCCTCGGCGTAATTGATGTGGGCTTCGAGCTGCGCATCGACGCGCGGCATGAGCGGTGCAGCGGCTTCGCCAAGCCGACCGGCATAGATTTTCAGCATGACGGGGACAAAGAAGGAACTCTCTCCGAATTGCATCCATTCCAGATGATCGACCCAGGCATGGCTGCCTTGTTCGGGAAGCCAGCCCTTCCCGCCATGTTTTGCGCAAAGATACTCGATGATTGCACCGCTTTCGGCAATCATGCGCCCATCGTCTTCAATTACCGGCGACTTACCCAGGGGATGGACGCTGAGCAGTTCCGGCGGGGCAAGATTAGTTTCGCTGTCGCGCTGATATGCCACGATCTCGTAGTCAGCGCCGAGCTCCTCGAGAAGCCACAGGATACGCTGTGAACGGCTGTTGTTGAGATGGTGGACTGTAACGGTCATGCGAAGCTCCTGCTGTTTCGAGCCGACTGCGTAGGCGCAACATCATCGTTTCGCCAGACCAGATACGGAAAAGCCGGTGCGGCAGCATCATGAAGAGCGCGCGCACCGGCTTTCCGTTTAATCGGGAGCACCGGGGGACAGTCCGGCATTCAGGCGACAGGGGTTGATATGCCGCCCAAGCTCCCGCTTCGAGGTATGAAGATCAGTCGTCCGCGTCCGGACCGGTCATCATTTCCTCGGCGACCTCGTCGGTTTTGCCGCGGATGGCGGCTTCCAACTTGGCACACATTTCGGTATTCTCTTTCAGGAAGGTCTTCGCGTTCTCACGGCCTTGGCCGATCCGGACGCTGTCGTAGCTGAACCAGCTACCCGACTTTTCCACGAGGCCTGCCTTCACGCCAAGATCGAGAATCTCGCCGATCTTGGAAATGCCTTCCCCATACATGATGTCGAATTCGACCTGCTTGAACGGCGGCGCGACCTTGTTTTTGACCACTTTCACACGCGTGGAGTTGCCAACGATCTCGTCGCGGTCCTTGATTTGACCGGTGCGGCGGATGTCGAGACGGACCGAGGCGTAAAACTTGAGCGCGTTACCGCCAGTTGTCGTCTCGGGATTGCCGTACATTACGCCGATCTTCATGCGCAGCTGGTTGATGAAGATTACCATGCACTTGGAGCGGTTGATCGAACCGGTCAGCTTGCGCAGCGACTGCGACATGAGGCGGGCTTGCAGGCCGACATGGCTGTCACCCATTTCACCTTCGATTTCAGCGCGCGGGACCAGTGCAGCAACGGAGTCCACAACCAACACATCAATCGCGTTGGAGCGAACCAGCGTATCGACGATCTCAAGAGCCTGCTCGCCAGTGTCGGGCTGCGATACGATCAATTCGTCAATATCGACTCCCAACTTGCGGGCATAGACCGGATCAAGCGCATGTTCGGCATCGACGAAAGCGACGGTGCCGCCTTGTTTCTGGGCTTCGGCCAGGACATGCAGCGCCAGCGTAGTCTTGCCCGAGCTTTCCGGACCGTAAACTTCGATCACACGGCCCTTGGGCAATCCGCCCACGCCGAGCGCGATATCAAGGCCGAGCGAACCAGTGGAAATCGTTTCCACTTCCATCGCTTTCCTCTGGCCAAGCTTCATAGCCGAACCTTTGCCGAACGCGCGATCTATTTGCGATAGCGCTGCGTCCAATGCCTTCTGGCGGTCTGCGTCCACTTTTTTTCCTTCCACAAGCTTCAGACTGGCCGCCATGACATTACCCCTTTTGCTTTTCCAGAGCCATAACCGACTCATCAACTGTCATGGGGTGTACCGCGTTTGTTCCAATAGAACAAGAGTGGAACAGAAAGTTTTTTAAGCAAGCGTTTTGCGCTAGTCGTAGAGTTGCCGATATCGGAATGAATGCTGCGAATTTGCAGGAATTTCAACCTCGTAAATGATGCGCCCATCCTTGACACGGGTCTTTCTGAGGCCCTTGATCTTGGCATAGCCGGACATTCCCAGATCGAAGCGCATCATGATCGGGGTGTCATTCGCATTTGAAACCTGAGCGCGATGCTTTACCCATTTGCCCTCGGCTTGCAGATCATCGTCGTCGATAACTCCGCACTGGAAGAATACCTGGGTGCTTTCGGGCAGGTCGAGTTCGATGTCCTCAGTCAAAGCGAAATCGCGCAGCCGCGTTTCGGCAATCAACAGATCGCCCGCCTCGGTGGGTTCGTAAATCGCGATGCCGCCCTGGGGCAACGACTGCCCGAGGCCTTTGCCTTCCTCGTTCTTCGTCGCGAGAAGAAGCTGCGCCGGATCGAAAAGATCTGGCTCGGACAGATCATTCACCTGCTCTGACCCACAGCGCCCCACGTAAATAAAGCGCGCCTC
This genomic window contains:
- a CDS encoding class I SAM-dependent methyltransferase; the protein is MTQKSEWTGRVGESWAHEWRRTDRSFGGLTDRLLQAATSSPFNQVVDVGCGAGEVSLLLAAANPSARVTGVDVSENLLAVARLRGEGADNVAFVLGDASQWEAGEGEAPDLIVSRHGVMFFPEPVTAFEHLRSIARPGARLVFSCFRERRDNQWAEQLTSVLGTGSSPADPRAPGPFAFGEADYVEDILTRAGWTDVHFSPVDYEMVAGEGTDALEDAVSYFLRIGPAARAISEMDAAERDRTMGRLREMLYAQSKEGRITLPAASWIVTAKRAD
- a CDS encoding NAD-dependent epimerase/dehydratase family protein — encoded protein: MKQPRTALVTGAAGFIGYFTCKRLLADGFRVIGVDNLSDYYDVRLKERRQSELLQNPGFRIVNKAIETPQLLMDLFEAEQPDIVIHLAAQAGVRYSIDNPRSYLESNLVGTFELLEAARAFPPGHMLLASTSSAYGANTEMPYRETMKADHQMSFYAATKKANEAMAHSYAHLFGLPVTMFRFFTVYGPWGRPDMALFRFTKAMLAGEAIDVYNHGEMMRDFTFVEDLVEAVRRLVDTPPIRPDKPKDIADGDSLSPVAPWRIVNIGNSRPVQLGDMIAAVEEALGVEARRNLMPMQPGDVPATWADADLLKSLTGYVPQTDIREGVGKFIEWYRDYYQA
- a CDS encoding nucleotide sugar dehydrogenase; translation: MKIAVFGLGYVGLSNAIMLSQHNEVVGCDISQPRVDMLRGGKSPIQDVLVQEYLQRDDLNLEFTTKFEDAIAGAEFAVVAVPTNYDVDNNFFDTSAVDTVIEGVLKASDTAIIVIKSTIPVGYVSSARDRFASDRILFSPEFLREGQALHDNLHPSRIIVGERSERGQRFADLLSQPVLDDDTPVLLTDPNEAEAIKLFANTYLAMRVAFFNELDSYSLSRGLDTRQIIEGIGHDPRIGSHYNNPSFGYGGYCLPKDTKQLLANYSEVPQNLIRAIVDANRTRKDFLADRIIEKGPEKVGVFRLVMKAGSDNFRQSSIQGIMKRVKAKGIEVIVYEPVMEEDSFFGSRVERDLEKFKADCDVIIANRLDPELADVRDKVFTRDLFGAD
- a CDS encoding glutathione S-transferase family protein, producing MTVTVHHLNNSRSQRILWLLEELGADYEIVAYQRDSETNLAPPELLSVHPLGKSPVIEDDGRMIAESGAIIEYLCAKHGGKGWLPEQGSHAWVDHLEWMQFGESSFFVPVMLKIYAGRLGEAAAPLMPRVDAQLEAHINYAEAKISDDLHFVGHDWSAADVMMSFPAEIAVMQGYAERAPKLAKFVEAIHARPAWQRAREKGGAYFGW
- the recA gene encoding recombinase RecA, producing the protein MAASLKLVEGKKVDADRQKALDAALSQIDRAFGKGSAMKLGQRKAMEVETISTGSLGLDIALGVGGLPKGRVIEVYGPESSGKTTLALHVLAEAQKQGGTVAFVDAEHALDPVYARKLGVDIDELIVSQPDTGEQALEIVDTLVRSNAIDVLVVDSVAALVPRAEIEGEMGDSHVGLQARLMSQSLRKLTGSINRSKCMVIFINQLRMKIGVMYGNPETTTGGNALKFYASVRLDIRRTGQIKDRDEIVGNSTRVKVVKNKVAPPFKQVEFDIMYGEGISKIGEILDLGVKAGLVEKSGSWFSYDSVRIGQGRENAKTFLKENTEMCAKLEAAIRGKTDEVAEEMMTGPDADD